The stretch of DNA ACCTCCAGTAATTCTTTTTTAAGAGCAAGAATTTCACGAGCGGTGATTTCAATGTCGCTTGCCTGGCCGCCTGCCCCACCCATTGGCTGATGTATCATGATACGGCTGTGCTTCAAAGCCGAGCGTTTGCCCTTCACTCCTGCACACAACAACACCGCTGCCATGGAAGCAGCAATGCCCGTACAAATGGTAGCAACATCCGGGCTGATGTATTGCATGGTATCATACACCCCAAGTCCGGAATAAACGATTCCCCCGGGACTATTAATGTAGAGCTGAATATCTCGTTTCGGATCAGAGCTTTCCAAAAACAGCAGCTGTGCTTGCACTACACTGGCCACATAATCATCTATCGGGCTGCCCAGAAAAATAATCCGATCCATCATCAGACGGGAAAAGACGTCTATAGCCTGAATATTCAGCGGACGCTCTTCAATGATATACGGTGTAAGACCAGTTATGGTGGTAGTTGCATATTTTTCAAGGTGCATGCTGTTTAACTTCCGGTGCTTCACCGCATAATTTAAAAACTCATTATTCCTCATTACTTACGAATTTGACGTGAAAATGCCTGCGGGCGAACTTACGTTAATTTATTAAATTCTTCTGCAGTGATTTGCTGCTGCACTATGCTGATTTTGCTTTTAATGAACTCCATGACTTTTTGATCCACGATAGCTTCAGTTGCCCGCCTGAGGTGCTCTTCATTTTTCATCATTTCCAAGGCAAGATCTGAAATTAGCTTGTTGTTTTCTTCTGAATCAGCGGCATGATAGTAATTCCGGATAGAACTTTCCAGGTAGGCTTTTATCTCTTCGCGGCTTACCACCAGGTTATTGTCTTTGGCAATGCGTCCCCTGATGAGGGTCCATTTCAGACTTTTCGCAAATTCGGGATATTCGCGCTCCAAGTCTGCATCGGTCAATGGGTTTTCGCTGCTGGCTCGCAACCACCGCTTCAGAAATGCATCGGGCAACTGCATGTATGTTTTTGCCAGCAAAGTCTCTACGATTTTTTTGTTTAACAGGTGACCGGCATCCGTTGCAAAGGCTTCCTGCAATTCTTTTCGGAGCTCATCCCGAAATGCTTCCACGCTGGTAACCCGTTCTTTTCCGAATACTTTGTCGAAAAACTCCTGATTGAGCTCTGCCGGTTTAATACGAATGATCTTTTCCAGTTGCAGGCGGAAATGTTTTTCCAGCGGGCGATGTTCCTTGAGCTGCAAATAGTGATGTATGATCTCCTCCTCTTCGGCTTGCAGGGCATGCATAAGTTCAACATCCAGGTATTCGCCCGGCTTTTTGCCTATCCATTGTTCCCTTAAAGGTTCGCTGAACCGGCTAAGCGGAACAGGCCGAACGCTTTGTACCCCATTTTCCTTCACCTGCAATGCATCATTCAGCTCGGCAAACTTAATAACTAATGTATCCTCCGGCTGTACTCCATCTTCAGGGTTGGTAACCTCCCCATAGCGCTTTTGCAAGGCTGAAATTTCTTTGTCTATGAGCTTGTCATCTATTACAACTTCATATCGGGTGACTTGGGTCTCAGGGACCAAAGCGGTCAGCTCAAACATGGGATTCAGCCCTAAATCGTACGCAAACTCATACTCTTTCTTTTCATTTATATCCAGTTGAATCTTATCGCCATTGGGATGCGGCAGCGGCTGGCCGAGAATTTCCACTTTATTTTCGGCAAGATAACGGCTGATCTCCCGGTTAATGAGGTTATTCAGCTCCTCGGCAAGCACTTCATTGCCGTAGAGCTTTCTGACATGCCCCACAGGCACAAAGCCCCTGCGGAATCCTTTCAGTTCAATCTTTTTACTCAGTTTACGCAGGGCCTCATTAAGCAAAGGTTCGTAGTCCTGGGGAGTGACCTTAATCTTCAGCACTGCATTCTGGGAGTCAATGGTCTCTTGGGTTATGGTTGCCATTCTGGTTATAGGTTGTTTCGTAAGTTAGCTTACAGCCTGAGAGGCGGGCTACCGGGGCAGTCCTGGAAAGCAAGCCCTCAAACTTAGCTTAAAAGCTGTGCGGATGAAGGGACTCGAACCCCCAACCCGTTTAACGGGACCAGATCCTAAGTCTGGCGCGTCTGCCAATTCCGCCACATCCGCAAAAATTGCATTACAAAGTTAATCTTTAAGGGCATATTTCGTTTCAGACCTGTGTCTGAATAGCACCACACAAAAACAGATGCATCCATCCCTGCTGCGGGAATGGATTGGTCGTTCAAATTGTTAAGTAAATGCTCAGTAATTAAATTTACCGGAGAAGCAAACAGATGTTACCTAATCCTG from Chitinophagales bacterium encodes:
- the tig gene encoding peptidylprolyl isomerase, which encodes MATITQETIDSQNAVLKIKVTPQDYEPLLNEALRKLSKKIELKGFRRGFVPVGHVRKLYGNEVLAEELNNLINREISRYLAENKVEILGQPLPHPNGDKIQLDINEKKEYEFAYDLGLNPMFELTALVPETQVTRYEVVIDDKLIDKEISALQKRYGEVTNPEDGVQPEDTLVIKFAELNDALQVKENGVQSVRPVPLSRFSEPLREQWIGKKPGEYLDVELMHALQAEEEEIIHHYLQLKEHRPLEKHFRLQLEKIIRIKPAELNQEFFDKVFGKERVTSVEAFRDELRKELQEAFATDAGHLLNKKIVETLLAKTYMQLPDAFLKRWLRASSENPLTDADLEREYPEFAKSLKWTLIRGRIAKDNNLVVSREEIKAYLESSIRNYYHAADSEENNKLISDLALEMMKNEEHLRRATEAIVDQKVMEFIKSKISIVQQQITAEEFNKLT
- the clpP gene encoding ATP-dependent Clp protease proteolytic subunit: MRNNEFLNYAVKHRKLNSMHLEKYATTTITGLTPYIIEERPLNIQAIDVFSRLMMDRIIFLGSPIDDYVASVVQAQLLFLESSDPKRDIQLYINSPGGIVYSGLGVYDTMQYISPDVATICTGIAASMAAVLLCAGVKGKRSALKHSRIMIHQPMGGAGGQASDIEITAREILALKKELLEVISLHTGQPLEKVEQDSDRDYWMRADEAREYGMIDEVLTGKTKGEREEDSL